The sequence below is a genomic window from Deinococcus humi.
ACTCTGAACAGCGTTTATAGGGCAATGGAATGGGACACCTGCCATCCTCAAAAGTGTCACTCTGGATACAGAAGGGGGCAAGGCGTGTCTCAAGAACAACACAGAACTGCCCACCTCGCCCCCATTTCGCCGCCGCGCTACCTGCTGCGTTCGCTGGGCAACGCAGATGTGATTGTGGAGGGCGTGAGCGTGGTGTGGCCCGCCCGCAGTGCCGAGGAATTGCTGTGGTATCTGCACGCCCATCCGCGAGGCCGGTACCGCCATGACATCCTGGCCGAGCTGTGGGACCTGGAAGACACGCGTGCGGCGGCGAACCGCTTTCGGGTCGCCTTGCACCGTCTGCGCTCCACGCTGGGGCATTCGGACGCTGTGGTGGAGGAGCATGGCCGCTACACCCTGCACGCTGATCTCCAGGCCGCCAGCGACACGTTCGCCCTGCACAGGGCGCTGGCAGCCTCCAGAGACCTGACCGAGCCGCGTCAACAGGAGGAACTCCTCCGTCAGGCCCTCGCCAGCGCAGACGGCGAGTACCTGCCGCACCTCCAGGGTGAGTGGGTGGAGGCCGCCCGCAGCCAGCACCGCTCCGCCGTCGTCGAGGGCCGCCTGACCCTCTCGCTGCTGCATTGTGCCGCGCGTGAATGCCCACTGGCGGCTGCCTCGCTGGTGCGCGCCGCCGAGACCGATCCACTGATCGGTGAGGACCACCACCAGCGCCTGATGGTCTGCCTGACCATGACCCGCGACAAATACGCCGCCATTGAACATTACCGGCGCTACCGCCACTACCTTGCCGAGGAAGTGGGCGATACCCCCATGCAGGATACGGTGGACCTGGCTGAACGCCTGAAAGCCGACGCCCGCCCCTGCGAGCATGGGCCTTACATGCTGACCCGAAACTAATTTCGGTTTTTCCCTACGACACTCAGCGACACATGCCAGCTGTTCAGGACAGAATTCGCGAGGCGATAGAGGCCATTGTCAAGTCCGTTAGGCTCAGTTTCATCGCCCTAAGCCACCCAAGCCTCAGTCCACCTGAACTTCCCGCGCGCGTCTCGACACTGTACCTGTGAACAGAGCCAGCACCTCGCCCTCCTCACCGCGCCGGATCTCCACACGGTAGGTGGCCAGGGTGCGCCCCACGCGCTCCGGCGTGGCGACGGCCACCAGCTCGTCCCCACTTTTTGCGGCGCGAAAGAAACTCAGGTGGGTGTCCACTGCCACCGCCTGCGCCTCCAGGTTGCTGATCACCGCGAACGCCTCGTCGGCCAGACTGAAGATCAGACCGCCATGTGCGGTGCCGTGCATATTCAGCCCCGCGTCGGTGACGGCGGCGCGGACGCGGGTCCGTGCGGGCGTGGCTTCCAGCACGCTCAGTCCCAGCAGATCGGCGTAATTCATGCGGGCAGGCTAGAGCATGGCGCGTTACCCTGGGCGGCATGACAAGGCCTTTGAAGTTCCTGCTGGCGCTGCTGCCTTTCCTGCTGGTGTCGGGCGCGGCGCGTCCGGTCAAGCGTGGCGGGGCCGAACATGCCGGGTAAGCCGGACGTGCTGATCGTCGGCGCGGGGCTGGCTGGGCTGGCGCTGGCCCACGACCTGCAGGTCCAGGGCCGGGGCGTGCGCGTGCTGGACAAGTCGCGTGGGGTATCGGGCCGCGCGGCCACCCGCCGGACCCCACCCTCGGCACCCCAATATTCAGAAGCCCGCCTGGACCACGGCGCACGGTATTTCACCGCCCGTCATCCCCGCACCGTGGCGCTGGCCGAAAGCGGCGTGGCAGCAGGTTGGAACCGCGTCTGGGCGCAGGGTTTTGCGGCCTGGGAAGACGGGCAGATCACGCCCCCGGCTCAGGACGGCCACCCCCGCTACGCCCCACCCGCCGGGATGAGCACCCTGGGCCGCGAGCTGGCACGCGGGTTGGACGTGCAGACCGGACAGGAAGTGAGCAGTCTGGAACGCTTGCCCGGTGGCTGGCGCGTGCATTCGCGTGACGGCGTGGTGGGCGAGACCGAGCGGCTGGTGCTGAATCTCCCCGCTCCGCAGGCGCTGGCCCTACTGGACCCGCTGCTGGACGAGACGGAGGATCTTGAGGAGTTGCGGGACACTGCCGAGAGGCTGCGCCACGTGGCATACGCCCCGTGCTGGGCGGCGGGCGTAGTACTCGAGCAGGACATCGGGGCCAACTGGCCTGCCCTGAGCCTCAAGGGTCATCCAGTGCTGGACTGGATTGCACGTGAACACACCAAACGCGCCGCAGGCCACCCCCCCGCGCTGATGCTCCAGGCCTCGGCGGAGTGGTCCCGCGCCCGGCTGGAACGCCGTCCGGACGAGCTGCTGCCCGAACTGCTGTCATCGGTGGCAGACGTGCTGGGAGAGCAGGTCAAGGTCAACCACGCCTTCGCCCACCGCTGGCGCTACGCCACCCCAGAACGCCGCGTTTCTGGCCCCTGCCGGTGGGACGCGCAGCTTGGCCTGGGCCTGTGCGGCGACGGCTTCACGCCTGACGAGCACGGCCCACGCGTGGAGGCCGCCCTGCTGAGCGGCTGGGCGCTGGCAACACGGATGGGCGGCGAATGATGGGCCTCCCTGGCGCTGGCCCTCTCCGCTCGGTGCTGTATGTTCCCGGCGACAAGCCACGCGCCATTGAGAAGGCCCGGGCGCTGGCTGCCGACGCCGTGATCCTGGATCTGGAAGACGCCGTTGCCCCCGAACACAAGGCCCAGGCCCGCACGAACGTCCGCGCGGCATTGCTGGCCGGCGGCTGGCGCGTCCCCGTCCTGGTGAGGGTTAACGGCCTGGGCACCGTATGGGAACACGAGGACCGCGAGATGGCGCTGCTGTCGGGCGCGTGCGGTCTGGTGCTACCCAAGGTGGAGGATGACCGCGCCGCCCTCGAGTTGTCTCTAGGCCGCCCGCTGTGGGCCATGATCGAAACCCCGCGTGGCGTGCTGAACGCCCCCGCCATCGCCGCCGTACCGGGGGTGGCGGGCCTGCTG
It includes:
- the paaI gene encoding hydroxyphenylacetyl-CoA thioesterase PaaI, with translation MNYADLLGLSVLEATPARTRVRAAVTDAGLNMHGTAHGGLIFSLADEAFAVISNLEAQAVAVDTHLSFFRAAKSGDELVAVATPERVGRTLATYRVEIRRGEEGEVLALFTGTVSRRAREVQVD
- a CDS encoding AfsR/SARP family transcriptional regulator — its product is MSQEQHRTAHLAPISPPRYLLRSLGNADVIVEGVSVVWPARSAEELLWYLHAHPRGRYRHDILAELWDLEDTRAAANRFRVALHRLRSTLGHSDAVVEEHGRYTLHADLQAASDTFALHRALAASRDLTEPRQQEELLRQALASADGEYLPHLQGEWVEAARSQHRSAVVEGRLTLSLLHCAARECPLAAASLVRAAETDPLIGEDHHQRLMVCLTMTRDKYAAIEHYRRYRHYLAEEVGDTPMQDTVDLAERLKADARPCEHGPYMLTRN
- a CDS encoding NAD(P)/FAD-dependent oxidoreductase — encoded protein: MPGKPDVLIVGAGLAGLALAHDLQVQGRGVRVLDKSRGVSGRAATRRTPPSAPQYSEARLDHGARYFTARHPRTVALAESGVAAGWNRVWAQGFAAWEDGQITPPAQDGHPRYAPPAGMSTLGRELARGLDVQTGQEVSSLERLPGGWRVHSRDGVVGETERLVLNLPAPQALALLDPLLDETEDLEELRDTAERLRHVAYAPCWAAGVVLEQDIGANWPALSLKGHPVLDWIAREHTKRAAGHPPALMLQASAEWSRARLERRPDELLPELLSSVADVLGEQVKVNHAFAHRWRYATPERRVSGPCRWDAQLGLGLCGDGFTPDEHGPRVEAALLSGWALATRMGGE